Genomic segment of Nitrospiria bacterium:
GTACCGTTCAGCCCGTCTTAGAAGATCTGGATGTCGAGATCGAGGAAGCCGCGGCCAGTCTGGGCGCGAACCGGTGGCAGGTCTTCACCCGGGTGATCCTGCCCGGCCTCTGGCCGGCGGTGTTGACCGGATTCACGTTGGCATTCGCTCGGGCCGTAGGCGAATACGGATCGGTCATTTTCATCGCGGGCAACATGCCGATGGTCTCGGAGATCGCTCCGCTATTGATCATCACCAAGCTGGAGCAGTACGATTACGCCGGCGCGACGGCGATCGCCGTCGTGATGCTGGTGTTCTCATTCCTGCTTCTCCTGCTCATTAACCTGCTGCAGGGATGGAACAACCGGCGGCACGCTTTCTGAGCGAGGAGAAGACGCCATGTCCAAATCCCTCAAGCGATCATACCGCACAAAACACCCGACCACCGAGCCGTCCTTCGTGCGCCGGACGCTGATCACGACGGCCCTGTTGTTTCTCGGTTTGTTCCTATTCGCGCCGCTTGCGGCGGTTTTTGCGGAGGCGTTGAGAAAAGGACTATCGGCCTATCTCGCCGCCTTAGTGGAACCGGATGCGCTGGCCGCCATAAAACTCACGCTGCTCGCGGCCGGCATCGCCGTGCCGCTGAATCTCGTGTTCGGCGTCGCGGCGGCCTGGGCGATCGCCAAGTTCGAGTTTGTCGGTAAAAACATTCTGATGACGCTGATCGATCTGCCCTTTGCCGTTTCGCCGGTCATCGCGGGCTTGATCTATGTTCTTCTTTTCGGCCTGCAGGGATGGCTTGGACCCTGGCTTGCGGCGCACGACATCCGGCTTGTTTTCGCCGTGCCGGGGATCGTACTGGCGACGATCTTCGTGACCTTTCCCTTCGTGGCCCGCGAG
This window contains:
- the cysW gene encoding sulfate ABC transporter permease subunit CysW codes for the protein MSKSLKRSYRTKHPTTEPSFVRRTLITTALLFLGLFLFAPLAAVFAEALRKGLSAYLAALVEPDALAAIKLTLLAAGIAVPLNLVFGVAAAWAIAKFEFVGKNILMTLIDLPFAVSPVIAGLIYVLLFGLQGWLGPWLAAHDIRLVFAVPGIVLATIFVTFPFVARELIPLMQAQGTEEEEAARVLGANGWQTFLHVTLPNIKWGLLYGVILCNARAMGEFGAVSVVSGHVRGVTNTLPLHVEILYNEYNFVAAFAVASLLALLALVTLAAKGFVHWESRQYDAGRARAEGVGETA